ctatattttgggggggggggaatgaacgaattcctatgcaccacaaataacccagagatgcattttaaataaaagggcacattctactcatgtaaaaacacgccgattcctggaccatctgcgggccggatttagaaggcgattgggctggatctggcccctgggccttagtttgcctacccatgctctggagCAAATATTGGATACTTGAAGGGGCTGCAGAGTAGGGGAGAGGATGGTGATTTCTGCTTACACAGTGTTGAATTCCGCCCAGCATCTTTCAATGAACGAAGCTTAGTTGTGAGTCTTCGTATGTTTTCAATTTTATTGTGCTCTTCTAAGTGCATTTTCAAGAGCACTATGAAACTGACAACTTACCAAAACTGGTGAAACTTAAATTACAGATGTTTTTATTCCTGTTGGATCATATCCAGCTATAGTGATtataatttttgggggggagggggttctgTATATTTGTATTTGCAATAATGGTGATAAATCATTATatataaatgttaaataaacATACCTGGACACTCAcacatcttttttctttctaaagGGATGGAGAAAGAAAAAGCATGAGCACTGAAAGGTATGTTCTCAGTTGGCTTTTAGAACCTTTGTATTGATTTCACTGTTTTGTTGTTTGCCATGCCAAGCTCCTTTTGGGAAGAAGAGCAGGATTAAAAACCCACTAGGGTGTATAGAACTAACATGCTTACCATACAAAATGTGGAGCTTCTTCTGCTTGAGGAAAAATAATTTTCGGTTTATTTGGCGATAAAAATGTGATTCTAGCATAAACAAGTCTTTTTCAATTAGGGAATCTGAGAACTGTACTGAAAGCTATCTTTTTTTGAAGATTAGTAATGCCACATAAAATGCTCATTACTGTTCCAAGAAAACTTATTGAGCTGTTTCCCCTCTATTTTATTGAAACAGTAATGAGCATTTGGTTCTAATCTGGTAGAAAGAACAGTCTTCCAGAAGAATGCCTAGGTCTCCAATAGATAAATGCTCAATTATGTTAGaatcacattttaataataatataaaactcTCAGAAGTTTAGTTTTTCTTAAGCTGTTCAAGCATTTATAAAACAAGATTCATAAGGCCTTATGAGAATAATTGTGCAAAATCtcttaagattaaaaaaaaaaatcaagagaaaATTACCATAAGGGGTTGGATCCAGGCCAATGGAGTTGTACTTgggtcccactgaaatcattgtAAACTGTTAAGTCATTATTAACTCGATTCCCACTAATTTCAGAGGCGACTGAGAGCAACCTAGGGTTGTGTTCAGTGCTGCAGAAGCAATGTTCTGTTCACACAACAGCACAcaccttcctctcctttccctgcacaGTGCCAACATTTGCTCCAGGGGGGGTCCTccaaccctttggagcagattttgtgGGTGCAGGGGAGAAAAAGTGGGGAGGTTCCACTGCAAAAAACAGAAGTCTGTTGCATGAGCAGTATGGCAGTCCCAGATGCAACCCTTAGTCAGGATCCAACCCAACATCATTTCTGACACTCCATTCGTTCTTAAGCCTTTATTATTCAGtaggtgtttatatgtttgtttgtgcaaATTTCTGCAGCTTAGCTTAAAccttaatatttttattacatgGATCAGTAAAAAAAGGCCAAGTTTATCTATGCTATTTGAGGATAGACTATTACTAGTCATTGCTATGATTATGATTACTTTTCTTTTGGCACACAGGACATTTAATGAAATAAGTGCTGCAGAACAATACAGCTTGTGTCAAGAACTTTGCAGTGACCTTGCTCAGGATTTGAAAAAGGAAGGACTTAAAGTGGGTAAATTTCTATAAAATGTCAGCACTCAGATCTTCTGCATCCCTTGTTACAGTAGTTACACGggatgtatttttgttttagctTTTTCTGGTAATATGAATTATTTATGCAAGAATTTGTTTAGCCTAAAGTAATTTTGTGTCTCTTAAAATCAAGTCACCAAGTAATTTTGCATAGAACAGATATTATAGTAAAAGCTGTTAATTAGCAGAAGGAGGAACAGTAATGGATTGCCTGTGGTTTTGCTCTGGCCAAGCATATAATGTTCAAACATTTGAAGGGTATACCATTATTCCTCCTCATCTAATTCATAATAGATGCCGCCCAAGGCAAACATTGTCGTTGAAGAGACTGGTATACTGTATGAACTTCAGTTACCCTGCCTAATCTTGACATTTATGGCACCACAAGGAGAAACATTCAGAGGCGTCTAGTAAAAGTGAATTGTCGTAGTGGTACTATATGCTTATAGGAATGAAAACCCTACTTGAGCCCACTAGGAATTGAGCCTACTCCTGTTTGTACAGCCCGTCCCTAGTTTCTATTCCTTGGTCATATTAGAATGCAACAAATAGAGGAATGCAGATAGTTCTTTTTATTTCTATGATTCAACAAAATTAAGACAGTTGAATGATCAGTTGCTTGGCAGCTCCAAATAAGATGAAAAAGAACATGAAATGTCTGTGAAAAGTTAATTATATATAATTGTGAAAAGTTCACTGCAACAGCTTTGATTGCCTTATTGTTAAGCTAGATGTATAATCTCAGGGTATGTCCATTTCAGAAAAAAAGTCCTAAAATCCTGTTGGTTTTAATAGGCTAGAACTGTAACTTTAAAGTTGAAGAATGTAAACTTTGAAGTAAAAACAAGAGCTACTACAGTAATGTCGGCAGTTTCTACTGAAGAAGAAATATTTGCTGTTGCTAAAGACTTGCTTCGGTCAGAAACGGAGGCTGTGGCCCCACAACCTTTACGCCTGCGACTGATGGGTAAgtatcattttaatttttttactgatGGTTAGAATTCTATGTGCAACATGGGTGTTGGATGGAAAAGGCTGTGCTGCTTATTGCACCTCTCTTCTTAATGTTGTTGTTGGAAAACATCAAGTATCGATATTGTAGTAAAATGAATTGTTAGAATGTTTTCTTAAAATATATAACATTGTATATTTTCTTAAAATATACACCATCTTCCTTTCAAACAACATTGGCAACAGATTTACTTGGTTTTCTAAAAAGGAGAAGTGTGGTGCTACAATGGGTATGAATTGAATCTACCAATGTATGCAAGGGGATTTTTATGCAGAATTTGATTTCCCTGAACCTCAGCTTTcactaaaaaaaaatagaaagtaTACCATCATGTTTAAGGAGATGCCACTGAACACCTTCAGGCAGTGTCAGCAAAAGGCTACAGAATTCAACAGATGAGGAAATTGTATAGGTTCATGTCTGTTGTTCATGGCCTTTGTTATAatacttttcttcttccttttaccATGTAATTGTTCTGCTGTTACTtgccaaaatttcccaataaCACATAAATGCAAATACTAGATTTCCAAATAAGGCATGCTAACTTACCAGACTCTATTAATTTTTGCTGCACAAGACTTTCCTACTTGTGGGCACCAAGAACACTTTATTTTGAGTTTTAATCTTTCTTTCATAAATATTGactaatatttaaaaatcaaagaCCCCAAGAGAACCTTCTTACTTTATAAGAAACATTCCTTTGGCATCATATATGTTGAACTGCAGCAGTTTCAAAAACTCTAAAATCCATGATTTTGAATAGCATGCAGATTTTAGGCTTTCATGGTGAGGGTTATTAAAATGATCTATTTGCAATAGTTTCTTTTTCAATTTATATAGCGGATCAAGACTGTAATTCTGGTCCaaattgcacatacagtggtaccttggtttaagaacagcttagtttatgaacaacttggattaagaatgctgtaAACCCCAAAGTAGgtattttggtttgtgaactttgccttggaagcagaacatgttccacttcctgttgagtgtgctccatttgtaaattgattcctccgctgctatgggaaacCACGCCTTgttttaagaacgctttggtttaagaacgaacttccagaacggattaagtttgtaaaccaaggtaccactgtactgaagttcTATTCATTTTGATGAGACTTTCAAACTCTGTCGCCATTAAACTATATGCTGCATATTTATCATATTCAGGTATACGGGTATCAGGTTTTCTAAATGAAGAAGATAAGAAATATCAACAAAAGAGCATTGTTAATTTCCTAGAGCCTGGAAAACATATCAGTACTACTGGGCTCTTTCCTAGGAAATCGGAAGAGGAAATTTTTCCAAATGCTTCTGAGAAGGAGAGTTTTTTCAATAAAAAGCGAGCTACAAGACAGCAAACTAATCAAGCAGCTTCTTTAAACATGTCTCAAAACAAGCAGAACCTACAAGATATGAAGTCATTAGTGAAGTCAGTTGAACCAGCAGAGAATAATGGTGAACATCAGATCTTCATTTGTCCTGTTTGCTTTGAAGAACATCAAGATAGCACGTTAGAGGCATTTAACAGGCATATTGACAGGTGCCTTAGTGGAACGTTGGGAGAAGATATTACAGATAACAGCAAATCATGGGAGAATACAACTGAGTTGTCTGTAAACATGGAAAAGAAAGAATGTCAGAAAGATAAAACAAGTAAGCCACAGATTGAAGTACAGTCAGCAGATATAGTTGATAATGCTACAAACAGAAGCACAGACGTTTTCCCTAAGCTGCAAGATGATGAACACAGTAGGGAGAGTGAGTGTAGCCTTTCTAGTAACTTTGGATTTGATACATGTGCAAAACAGGATTTTTCCTCTAATGTCTTATCTGTGGAAAAAGAAGAATATTTTGAAGAGCCCAGTTCTTCGGAAATTAAGTTGCCATGTTTTCCTGATGCTACTGAAAACAAGGTTTTAGTTTGCCCAGTCTGCAAtttacaacaaaaaacaacagacCTTGCTCTGTTTAACAGGCATGTGGATGTTTGTTTGAACAAAGGAATTATCAAGCAGTTGACAGAAGAGTCAAAAAGCCTTGGTGAGTATTCTGTTTATcactcgtttttttaaaaaagcaaaatatattttgaacacATTAGTACCATAAATATGGTGCAGCAAACTAATTCACATAGGTGTTTGCAAAGGAGTTGGCCATGTCCTGTTTTATGAAGAAATAGGCTTATTTTTCTTCAGAAAAAATAAAAGCTGCTTCATGAACTCTGATGAACTTAGgatatataaagatataaaataaattatgCCAGGTTATTTAACTTCCATGTTCTCTGGAAGTTATATGATACATCAATCCTACCTTGGGTGACGACCACCTAGAATGGGAAGTTTGCTTCCCATTCATTATGAATAACCCTTAAGACTACCTAGTATGGTAGTTCCCCTCCCCAAACCCCGGGTTCCCACTTATCATACAAACCTCCTGCAGAATCTATTATTGTTTTCAATTAAAACATTGTGAATGTTCCTCATTTTTCTTCAGGAATCTTGGACAGAGGACAGAATAGTACAAATTTCACAGTAGGAACAAAACGGTAAGCTCTGTGTAAACATTTCTTAAGAGTATTTAGAACAGGAGTGGGGACCCTTTTTGATGCCACTTACCAAATCCTTATCAGGTTTGGCTTCACagaccaaatttgacaggtgagcTAAGATGTTCACCTGCCAATCACATTACATCTCTATGGTGTCACATGCTTGACTGGTGGGTTGTGAAAAACTCTTGCACAACTTTGCAAGTCTCCCCACTCTCTCCCTTTAAACTCCTGAACTCAGAGGTTTAAAGGGGGAGCATGGCGAGACTTTAATTAATTTAATGGTATGTATTTAATGGtatgtgtttttctttcattTCAGGTCTGGAACAGTGGTTCCCCAGTCGACATCTAAAAAAGCCAAGTCAAATAATTCTAAGTGTACTATAGAAAGTTTTTTCAAAtgaatactttttattttaaggaCATTTTCATCACTGTTAAAGTACAATACTTTAGATATGAAGTACATTGCTCAGGATTATGCAGGCTTAACATTTGTATAAAAAATTTATAGACACTTTTACACTATTCAGATCACTATTTTATTATCAACTATACAATAACACTTCATATTTTGACTTCTTTAAAAGTCATTTTCATAGCTCTTTgatagaaaagaaaaaatgaaggatTGAGCTTTCAGTTGGTAATGAACAGATACGCTTCATAAATCAAAACTTGTTAAATttgggatgatgatgattggaGCAGTAATACCAAGATTTAAGACTtggttcaccttctgttgtgctATACAAAAAGTTTATTGCAGGAAGTGATGAAGTTGTAGTATATTTAGCACCCTACATTCAAACACTTGAAGTATCAACTACACACAGCAAAATCCTAACTCCTGTTAATTTAAACAGGAGATCTGCTCTCTCCCCATAGGCAGTCAGAACTTCATGTGCCATCTAGACTAGACTAAATACTAACTCTGTACTTTGGATATGGGGCAACTACTATGCCTCATTTGAatgagaagaaaaatattttttaacttCTTTATGGTTATCAATATCCAAGAGCCCTTGGACAGACCTAAATTGTACTGTTGGAACATTTTCTGTTCTGTGCCTTTGTAGAAACTGTTTTCAGCGCAATTGTCCAAAAGGCTCTGCCTTAGCGAATTAATGATTAAGAAGGCAATGCACTTAGTGAAGTCAACTAGACTAATTCAGTAAGACTAGAGCAGTGTAATAGATTCACTGAAATAAAAACAGGGTAGGAAATTGTATAATCAAATAAATCCAGCCTGTGTGTCTAATTCTCCAATAACTGATCTCATAAAGATATGATAAATGATATTTAGCTCTTAAGTGAAGGAATTTtaccaatcaaatattaaagatTATGAAGAGAAATGTTAATTTCATTTGTTTACATTTTCCAAACATTATAAatggtatatatgtttgtgtttatATAAATtatcaaatgttttaaaataattttatacatAGTATATTCACAATGTAATATATCTTCCAAAATAAATCTAATATAGAatatattttccaaaacaatttggTCAGACTTCTTTCAGGTTTATCATAAAGTTGCTACTCTCAGTGTAACGCAAAATAAAGTGGCTTTGTAAAATGTATGTTCATTATTAGAACTATACTTTTAACTTCTCTGCTTTAGCAGTAACAAGACTGGTCTCAGCTTCTCCAGTTCTACATATCCAACCTGTGCCTTAATCTTAATAGCTCAGTCCTGTGGAATAGATTTGGTCATTTTGATGCAAACTGCTGTGAAATTGCCATCCATTATTTGATAGTTGGAAAAAGCTCTGCTTCCCCCTTCCAAACAATCTGGGTGGGGGGATATAGTTTACTGTCCCACCATAAAAAATGGTGGGGAAATGGCATTCTAATGCTTAATTACAGAGTCAGGATCAACACAGGTTGTGCAAGACCTTTTTATCTCGAGAGTGACATTCTCTTCAAGGCAAGCACACGATAGTGGCAGGCAGGCCAAAGGCAAAGGTGGGTggggcaacaaatgtaaatgttaccttgGTACAGTAGGCTTGTTTATACACATGCAcctctattctccatccaggcaaacaagaatcatcatagaatcatataattgtagagctgaaaggggccctgaggatcatctagtccaaccccctgcaatgcaggaatgtgcaactGTCCcctatggggattgaacctgcaaccttggcgttgtcctcaccatgctctaactaactgagcttCAATGACATGTTACAAGGAGATCAAGGATACAATTCCAGCCAAGAAAAACACTCCAGGAGGGTGTGAAGTAAGGCCAGTGATAGATGTGGCTGGGGAGGTGGTGTGACCTAGGGACGATGTCAAGGAGTAGATAGAGAGGTCTGGAAGGTCACATTTGACCCTCAGGCCTAGGGTTCCTCACCCCAGCCCTAGTGCCTGGCTTGACAACTCAACTCAGGCCAATGCTAGGATAACTTTTTTACTCTTGCACTGTCTTAAGAGTACATAGGGCTGATCATTTGAACCACATGACTCCACACAGaagataaatgaatgaatgaagtttTAATCCAAGATCTAATATCTCCCAGATGGTAGGGGGTTCACagtggtgcacatggttctccaATTCCCCAatgtatcctcacaacaacctttgaggtaggtcaggctgagaggcagtgactggcccaaggtcacccagtgagtttcatggtggaatggggattcaaaccctggtctcccagggtcTAGTCCAACATGCCAACCACACTGGCTtgtaaaaaacacaacacagagtaaaacagaaaattgctCTTCATCATTTGCAGCAGAATCTGATGCATTTTTTACTTAGAACAGAAGTAAGTTTCACTGTGTCCAATCCCGTGTATTTCCTAGGAAGTGTCTTTAGGACTCTTCTCCTtgtcaaaaatacatatatactcaAGAACAGTTACAAAACACCTTGCTGCATTACGGGAGTGTTTAAGTCCAACATGTGACCCACTTTTTAGCAATGTAATGTCAGGAACTACAACGAACTTTTTCTGCAGATCTAGCTCGGTAAACAGGCCACCCTAATCTCTGCTGAGCAGTAGTGAGATTGCAGGGGTTTTGGCACTTAAGCTGGGTTTGTGTGCCTTGGGAATAAGACAGGGTGGAGACTGTCGTGTCTTTATGAAGTACAGTTTAGTTTACACGTTTACAACCTAAGTTTTGATGAAAGGAGTGCAGACCATTACACCCCAAGAGTGCCTCTGATTACTTCTCTCATTGCTTCAGCAAGCTTGGCTCCAAAGCAGCAGTCGGCCAGCTTCCCCAGTCTCTGCATGCAGCCTCCTCCAGTCAGAGCCTGTGGAGTTCtggcccctccctcctcctcctcccaaaaccCTCCTTCaaaacctgttttaaaaggacacctttttttctttgttgACATCACACCCCGTTAACCCTAGCAACCTCCCCACCTCGATTCTTTTGTTTTTGTCCACTTCTTGTGGGCAGAGAAAGTCAGCACCTCCATGGCCAATTGTTCTTACTtggctctttttgtgttcttaaTGCCATCACTATCAGTGATCTCCTGAACAGGAGAACTGGTCCAGCCTGTATTTTTCACTGCCCTGGCAAATACTAGCTAAATTCTACCTTTTACTAATCTTAGAATGTGGAGTCTGCGCCCCGCCCCAAATTCTTAACAATATTAAATATGCCACATTTCCCAATGCAAAACAAGCAGCTCGCCTTTGGTGGTCCTGagcaaaaaataaatgtttttaattacaTCTCTCAGGACTCTTTGTCCGACCAGAACTGATTCCTCCTGTCTTTGGATTTCAGTGGATGCGCCTACCACTCATTAGCATCTAGGTGTATGAATCTTGCCATTTTACAGTATTGTTTCAGTTTGCAACACTCGTGTCTCACTTCAAAGTCTGCCCATCCTCCGACCACGACAACTGGCTGCGGGCAGGCAATGTAAGGGCAGGAACAAACTTTCTACGAACCCGACCAGCTCTTAGTCACCCTCGTCACCTACTTCTCAGGTCCTCCTTTGTTTGCTAGCTCCTAGGACTGACGGTAGCCCATATTTCTTATCTAGTTGACGGAGAAAAGCACACACAGCTGATGCTTGTGGACAGGGAGTCGCCCCTCGAAAGCGACACACACTCGCCCAGCGCCATGGAGGAAAACTGGAACCGCGCAGTGAAAGGCCTGACTGATTTTATGGGCTTTCTGAACCGGAGTCCCAAAGAAGAAAGCAGCAGCCCGAAGGCGACGGCGGCAGCAGAGGCGGCGAACGCGGGGACCTGTGAGTGCTGCTGTTGTGTGGCGGGTGGCTCAGGAGGTGCCCCTCCGGGGAAGGGCGAGGGCGCAGCTCGGCACCGCGCCGACAAGCCCCTGGCGTTATGATTATGACTGGCAGCCGAGCAGCCGGCCCCGCGAAGATGGCGGCCCTTCCCACCCCGCGGAAGGCGGGAAAAGGCAGACCAGAGGCGCAGACGGGCCCTTTGGTTCCTTGCGCTTTTCACGGGCGTCGAGGCGCCCTTGGCTGAGAAAGCGCGCTTCTTTTTGTCAGCAGCAGCTCGCGAGGGCTTGTTTTTAGACAAACAAAAACCGTAATTTCTATTAAGCGCCAGGAGAGGATTAGTTTTATGTTGGTAAATTCTCTAAACAACTTACAACAGGCAGCAGCAATTCCTTCCGCGCCTGCATTGTGCGCTTTTACGCATCTACGTGGTTGAACTACATAAATCAATTCCAGCTGGAGCGGGAAGGAATGGtagctcctccctccttcccatttcAGAAATTCCCTTCTGTAGGGTATAAAAAGCAGGAGTCGACTCCTGAAAAGTTTTTCAGTAACAGGGATCAGTCCTGGAACACcggaagagcagaggaaaggtcaGCATATTCTGGGATGCGTTCCCTCCACCACTTTCCCGCTGGAAATTGGTAATAATTCCGCTTTCATATAGTTCAAAGTGCTTCACTGACATTATTTCAGTAATATTTATAATAATCCTATAAGGCAGATAAATAGATATTGCAAGCAGCCGAAAAGTGGCAGACCACTTCTGATGTCCGCTGGTCACGCAGGAACAGAACTTTCACCAGATGGAGGCAGTTTGGCACAATCAAGAAGCCATTACATCATTTTCTACTGATAACCTAATTCATCTTTGGAAATTGCTAAATTATTTCCTGCAATGTTTcccttgtggcaaggagttccacagctcaCTTTTCCTTAAGCCAAATACAGGCAGAGATGGTTGTTTGGTTGTATATTTCCCCCTTTCAACACCTACTCTGGCCCTTTCCCCTCTGAGGAGGAAGACTTTGGTCTCCCTTCCCAAACTTCTCCATTTCTCAGCCATCTGTACTCAGCGCTGGCATTAAGTCCAACCAAAAGGCGCTATGGCATAGCTAAggggcagggaagtttttaatctgtgatatttcactgtatctttggttttttatggaagccgcccagagtggctggggaaacccagccagatgggcggggtacaaataataaattattattattattattattattattattattattattaggcaactGAGGAGGCACTGGGCAGACTGTGACACTGAGGCCCACATGAAAAGGGTTTGAAAAACACTGGGCTATGGTTTATCATTTTTCATAAAAAGTGAAAATGGAAACAGTGCACATATTATCTCAGCAAGAGGAACATGAATGTGGAATTACTTTTGAGAAAATTAATTTTtcgttttaaaaaatgtatacctTACCCTATCAGCTTAGAACACCCTACAGCAATGGGAAAGTATAATGCTCCAGTCCTGAAAGCCACGTTGAACTGAATGAGATTGACTTTGGAGTCAATGTGGATATTTTGTGCTGTAAATATCTAAAATACAAATTAACATCTACTGTGGCAGTTATTATTACTGTGTGGTTACAGTTA
This genomic stretch from Podarcis muralis chromosome 11, rPodMur119.hap1.1, whole genome shotgun sequence harbors:
- the POLK gene encoding DNA polymerase kappa isoform X1, which produces MENADKGNASPREGLLLRLGLNDNKAGMQGLDKEKINKIIMEASKGSKFYENELKKDQQVNERIEKILKLKSKVTDQQLMKAQIKMDKLAMKLDQSRDLSCTIVHIDMDAFYAAVELRDNPELRDKPIAVGSMSMLSTSNYHARRFGVRAAMPGFIAKKLCPHLTIVPLNFKKYEEVSKEVREILAEYDPHFMPMGLDEAYLNITEYLEERKNWPEDKRQHFIKTYNSALNEQQHQQSTTQIKPVVFGASAEEVVEEIRFRIEQKTRLTASAGIAPNTMLAKMCSDKNKPNGQYRIPPEREAVMNFIKDLPIRKVPGIGKVTEKMLKALNIVTCSELYQQRALISLLFSETSWRNFLEISLGLGSTHLERDGERKSMSTERTFNEISAAEQYSLCQELCSDLAQDLKKEGLKARTVTLKLKNVNFEVKTRATTVMSAVSTEEEIFAVAKDLLRSETEAVAPQPLRLRLMGIRVSGFLNEEDKKYQQKSIVNFLEPGKHISTTGLFPRKSEEEIFPNASEKESFFNKKRATRQQTNQAASLNMSQNKQNLQDMKSLVKSVEPAENNGEHQIFICPVCFEEHQDSTLEAFNRHIDRCLSGTLGEDITDNSKSWENTTELSVNMEKKECQKDKTSKPQIEVQSADIVDNATNRSTDVFPKLQDDEHSRESECSLSSNFGFDTCAKQDFSSNVLSVEKEEYFEEPSSSEIKLPCFPDATENKVLVCPVCNLQQKTTDLALFNRHVDVCLNKGIIKQLTEESKSLGILDRGQNSTNFTVGTKRSGTVVPQSTSKKAKSNNSKCTIESFFK
- the POLK gene encoding DNA polymerase kappa isoform X2, producing MENADKGNASPREGLLLRLGLNDNKAGMQGLDKEKINKIIMEASKGSKFYENELKKDQQVNERIEKILKLKSKVTDQQLMKAQIKMDKLAMKLDQSRDLSCTIVHIDMDAFYAAVELRDNPELRDKPIAVGSMSMLSTSNYHARRFGVRAAMPGFIAKKLCPHLTIVPLNFKKYEEVREILAEYDPHFMPMGLDEAYLNITEYLEERKNWPEDKRQHFIKTYNSALNEQQHQQSTTQIKPVVFGASAEEVVEEIRFRIEQKTRLTASAGIAPNTMLAKMCSDKNKPNGQYRIPPEREAVMNFIKDLPIRKVPGIGKVTEKMLKALNIVTCSELYQQRALISLLFSETSWRNFLEISLGLGSTHLERDGERKSMSTERTFNEISAAEQYSLCQELCSDLAQDLKKEGLKARTVTLKLKNVNFEVKTRATTVMSAVSTEEEIFAVAKDLLRSETEAVAPQPLRLRLMGIRVSGFLNEEDKKYQQKSIVNFLEPGKHISTTGLFPRKSEEEIFPNASEKESFFNKKRATRQQTNQAASLNMSQNKQNLQDMKSLVKSVEPAENNGEHQIFICPVCFEEHQDSTLEAFNRHIDRCLSGTLGEDITDNSKSWENTTELSVNMEKKECQKDKTSKPQIEVQSADIVDNATNRSTDVFPKLQDDEHSRESECSLSSNFGFDTCAKQDFSSNVLSVEKEEYFEEPSSSEIKLPCFPDATENKVLVCPVCNLQQKTTDLALFNRHVDVCLNKGIIKQLTEESKSLGILDRGQNSTNFTVGTKRSGTVVPQSTSKKAKSNNSKCTIESFFK